In Rhizophagus irregularis chromosome 7, complete sequence, a single genomic region encodes these proteins:
- a CDS encoding uncharacterized protein (SECRETED:cutsite_IEA-IA; SECRETED:prob_0.7746); SECRETED:SignalP(1-23), which translates to MKLSIPLTIVAIICIIALEQIEAIAFNATIGIFVFFSQCKVWATDSYGNIVMDTGWLNCEDGDPSVTFHSRDIKANPYWLHAKVMGSKRKPKHRGPFSLDTCFKLTGNVFKWSFDQQDLTYCT; encoded by the coding sequence ATGAAACTTTCCATCCCATTAACCATTGTTGccataatttgtattatagcACTTGAACAAATTGAAGCAATAGCATTTAATGCTACCATCGGTATATTTGTGTTTTTTTCGCAATGTAAAGTTTGGGCTACAGATAGTTATGGTAATATCGTAATGGATACCGGATGGTTGAATTGCGAAGATGGAGATCCAAGTGTAACATTTCATTCTCGAGATATAAAAGCTAATCCATACTGGCTTCACGCAAAGGTTATGGGCAGCAAGAGAAAACCAAAACATAGAGGACCATTTAGCTTAGATACCTGTTTTAAATTAACTGGTAATGTTTTTAAGTGGTCTTTTGATCAACAAGACTTGACATATTgcacttaa
- a CDS encoding uncharacterized protein (SECRETED:cutsite_TSA-AC; SECRETED:prob_0.7940); SECRETED:SignalP(1-25) — MNRSIHLFIFGFLSLLVLFISGTSAACNVNIGSNCDCKPDNIKGCNPQGITVGGVVCGENINCERLQHRYQVDINGNFCHVGKCTRACVCPIGSGGGDCRCSTGQ, encoded by the coding sequence ATGAACCGCTCTATTCATCTTTTTATCTTTGGTTTCTTGAGCCTCTTGGTCTTATTCATCTCTGGTACCTCTGCCGCCTGCAATGTGAACATAGGATCCAACTGTGACTGTAAACCTGATAACATTAAAGGCTGTAATCCCCAAGGCATAACTGTTGGAGGTGTTGTCTGtggtgaaaatattaattgtgaACGTCTTCAACATAGATATCAAGTTGATATTAATGGAAATTTTTGTCATGTTGGCAAATGCACTAGAGCGTGTGTATGCCCAATAGGTAGTGGTGGTGGTGATTGTAGATGCAGTACTGGCCAGTGA
- a CDS encoding uncharacterized protein (SECRETED:cutsite_IQA-IL; SECRETED:prob_0.4528); SECRETED:SignalP(1-29): protein MLSHCRSKSIYFLIVFLLLFKERLLTIQAILGFDSEITSDLASSCLDMEDSKLTDFLVPLFRTLDTLRSLFNIIM, encoded by the exons ATGTTATCACATTGTAGAAGTAaaagcatttattttttaattgtttttttacttttatttaaggAGCGCTTATTAAC CATTCAAGCG aTTCTGGGCTTTGATTCTGAGATAACAAGT gatttgGCTTCAAGTTGCTTGGATATGGAGGATTCAAAATT gaCGGACTTTTTGGTTCCTTTATTTAGAACATTGGat actttgagatcattatttaatataatcatgtAG